A region from the Rhinoderma darwinii isolate aRhiDar2 chromosome 2, aRhiDar2.hap1, whole genome shotgun sequence genome encodes:
- the LOC142741209 gene encoding uncharacterized protein LOC142741209 yields the protein MCLLNPTVQDIKTRWRSCRDQFRREMGDRGRSGDGASRKRPYIYTKQLMFLKTIMEMRKTTDNLEDTAEETDVGESQQEPPAPNVLPPSPEPTPQEPAPGPSAGAVASPTEERPVRARNRSVRAPQPSTAAQVDTRVLEYLRRAAEEDGNDAFGRSIVPLLRLVPMDRMGRLQALIVTLIDASRPPHNPNICFTAIEQWRSSYMPATTPQVPAPFHPVPQMPRPHPYMRPMAPHFPGPTFHPQHQHHYAGEEQPSQLLVQHSGAEMQAYASPGQQYQHL from the exons atgtgtttgttaaatccaacagtccaagatatcaaaacacggtggcggagctgccgtgatcaatttcgcagagagatgggtgacaggggacgcagcggagatggcgcTTCTCGCAAACGCCCCTATATCTACACAaagcagctgatgttcttgaagaccatcatggagatgcgcaa aaccaccgacaatttggaggacaccgccGAGGAGACTGACGTCGGCGAGTCTCAGCAAGAAcctcctgctcccaatgtcctgccgcccagcccagagccgacaccccaggagccggCACCTGGCCCGTCTGcaggggccgtcgcctctccaacagaggagcgccccgtgcgtgcccgcaatcgcagtgtccgtgctccacagccctccacagctgcccaggtaGATACTCGTGTCCTCGAGTATCTAAGGCGAGCCGCTGAAGAGGACGGGAATGACGCTTTTGGCCGAAGCATAGTGCCCCTCCTACGGCTggtgcccatggaccgtatgggccgtctgcaggcgttgatagtcacattgatcgacgcttccagaccgccccacaatcctaacatctgcttcacggccatagagCAATGGCGCAGTTCATACATGCCGGCtaccacgccccaggtgcctgccCCATTCCACCCTGTCCCACAGATGCCACGCCCGCAtccgtacatgcgccctatggctccccacttccctggcccaacattccacccccaacatcagcaccactatgctggcgaggaacaacctagcCAGCTcctggtccagcatagtggtgctgaaatgcaggcgtatgcctccccgggacaacaataccaacacctatga